From the genome of Amia ocellicauda isolate fAmiCal2 chromosome 14, fAmiCal2.hap1, whole genome shotgun sequence, one region includes:
- the LOC136767371 gene encoding relaxin-3 receptor 2 yields MGLAVHKMARQDHLSTLHHLNTTLSACQSSPTCNLSEMGYHHYDTLEEVGLPGDGTPLLRSGVSIVYFLVCAAGLLGNLLVLVLLRPWRGGAAKSPIDFFVFNLALTDLQFCMVVPFWAVEVALDFRWPFGHVMCKLVSLTTVVNMYASVFFLTAMSITRYCSVATALQSSPPRVRGACGVKLATALIWSAAWLAGTPNIVYSTLADVGGDAVCLLRFPHGNFWLGMYHLQKIILGFLLPYCVILVSYLLLLHFLSQHNLSGLNPRRQSRVSRSVAVVVLAFFLCWLPNQAMTLWGVLIKLDVVDFDMAYYTAQTFVFPVTACLAHTNSCLNPVIYCLMRRDFREALKAILRSWVCRGRALGAGGGVRGKGRREGQFAVSSWPKSCLAGLSWSRNPPCSNSEPPLDSHRAIPLNNMDSSTKRYTLPSTTIIPLQRQSQEPLND; encoded by the coding sequence ATGGGCTTGGCTGTCCACAAGATGGCCAGGCAGGACCACTTGTCCACCCTGCACCACCTGAACACAACTCTGAGTGCCTGCCAGAGCTCCCCTACCTGCAACCTCTCCGAGATGGGCTACCACCACTATGACACCCTGGAGGAGGTGGGGCTGCCGGGCGACGGGACGCCCCTGCTGCGCTCGGGCGTGTCCATTGTCTACTTCCTGGTGTGCGCGGCTGGTCTTCTGGGCAATCTGCTAGTGCTGGTGCTACTGCGGCCTTGGCGGGGGGGCGCCGCCAAGTCCCCCATCGACTTCTTCGTCTTCAACCTAGCGCTCACAGACCTGCAGTTCTGCATGGTGGTGCCTTTTTGGGCAGTCGAGGTTGCACTGGACTTCCGCTGGCCCTTCGGTCACGTCATGTGCAAGCTGGTGTCCCTGACCACCGTGGTCAACATGTATGCCAGCGTCTTCTTCCTCACCGCCATGAGCATCACCCGCTACTGCTCCGTGGCCACTGCCCTCCAGTCGTCACCCCCCAGGGTGCGGGGTGCCTGCGGAGTCAAGCTGGCCACCGCCCTCATCTGGTCGGCCGCCTGGCTGGCCGGCACGCCCAATATCGTCTACTCCACTCTGGCCGATGTGGGTGGGGATGCAGTCTGCCTGCTGCGTTTCCCCCACGGAAACTTCTGGTTGGGCATGTACCACCTGCAGAAGATCATCCTGGGCTTCCTGCTGCCCTACTGTGTGATACTGGTCTCCTACCTCCTGCTGCTGCACTTCCTGTCCCAGCACAATCTCAGCGGCCTCAACCCCCGGCGGCAGAGCCGTGTGTCCAGGTCGGTTGCTGTGGTTGTGCTGGCCTTCTTCCTGTGCTGGCTGCCCAACCAGGCCATGACGCTGTGGGGGGTGCTGATCAAGCTGGACGTGGTGGACTTCGACATGGCCTACTACACGGCCCAGACCTTTGTGTTCCCTGTCACCGCCTGCCTGGCACACACCAACAGCTGCCTGAACCCTGTCATCTACTGCCTGATGCGCCGCGACTTCAGGGAGGCCCTCAAGGCAATACTGAGGTCCTGGGTGTGCAGGGGCAGGGCCCTGGGGGCTGGGGGTGGGGTCAGAGGGAAGGGGCGGAGGGAGGGGCAGTTTGCTGTCTCCTCTTGGCCCAAGTCATGCCTGGCTGGCCTAAGCTGGAGCCGCAACCCCCCCTGCTCCAACAGCGAGCCCCCCCTGGACAGTCACAGGGCTATTCCCCTCAATAATATGGATTCCTCCACCAAGAGATACACCCTGCCATCCACCACCATCATCCCCCTGCAGAGGCAATCCCAAGAGCCCCTGAATGACTAG